One genomic window of Branchiostoma floridae strain S238N-H82 chromosome 4, Bfl_VNyyK, whole genome shotgun sequence includes the following:
- the LOC118413412 gene encoding probable enoyl-CoA hydratase, mitochondrial, with amino-acid sequence MNVLKYILRAPTNKLQSVCHRKLSTEATKMNFETILYTKVGRVAHIALNRPGSLNAITMDMPMELHQAVRAANADDDVRVILLYGKGKAFCSGYDLKQFAEGERGSAPGSQTMPWCPYKDYSQVMHPCTDAFMSLWRSLKPVVCKIHGYAVAGGSDIALCSDIIYMADDALIGYPPSRLWGCPTTAMWVYRVGAEKAKRLLLTGDLIDGQEAARIGLVCKSVPAAELDSETDRLVNRIASVPTNQLFFQKQVINQAVEQMGLASTQRLATIFDGMTRHSPEGVAFQERCREVGFKEAVLERDEGDWGAQGPSSKL; translated from the exons ATGAATGTGCTGAAGTATATTTTGAGAGCACCGACCAACAAATTGCAATCTGTGTGCCACAGAAAGTTGTCTACGGAGGCCACAAAAATGAACTTCGAAACGATTCTTTACACCAAAGTTGGACGTGTGGCGCACATAGCTCTGAACCGGCCTGGTAGTCTTAACGCGATCACCATGGACATGCCGATGGAGCTACATCAAGCTGTCAGGGCTGCGAACGCAGACGACGATGTTAg GGTGATACTGCTGTATGGTAAAGGGAAGGCGTTCTGTTCTGGATACGACCTGAAACAGTTTGCAGAGGGCGAGCGAGGTTCGGCGCCCGGCTCCCAGACCATGCCGTGGTGTCCTTACAAGGACTACAGCCAGGTCATGCACCCCTGCACCGACGCATTCATGTCCTTATGGAGGAGCCTGAAACCCGTGGTGTGTAAGATTCACGGTTACGCTGTTGCGGGGGGAAGCGACATCGCCTTGTGTTCGGACATCATCTACATGGCGGATGACGCACTGATAGGGTACCCACCAAGCAGACTCTGGGGTTGCCCTACTACAGCTATGTGGGTTTACAG GGTTGGTGCAGAGAAGGCCAAACGACTACTCCTGACAGGTGACCTGATTGACGGACAGGAGGCAGCACGGATAGGACTGGTCTGTAAGTCTGTGCCTGCCGCAGAACTGGACtcagagacagacagactggTGAACAGGATTGCATCAGTACCAACCAATCAGCTCTTCTTTCAGAAACAG GTCATCAACCAGGCTGTAGAACAGATGGGGCTGGCGTCCACACAGAGACTTGCCACCATCTTTGACGGGATGACCAGACACAGTCCTGAGGGCGTGGCCTTCCAGGAGCGCTGCAGGGAGGTCGGGTTTAAGGAGGCGGTGCTGGAGAGGGATGAGGGGGACTGGGGGGCACAGGGACCCAGCTCCAAACTAtag